The DNA region ATTTCTCTTTTTCTCGCTTTTGCCGCAATGCATAATTAAGCAAAGTTATCATTAATTGACATATAAGTATAACCAATTTACTTGACGTTCGCATATCATTTCAGATAACCTACACATCGCCGACCTGTTAATTTGATCCCAGAATGCCTGTGTGGGTGGTCCGGAGCGCGGCAAGAATCGCGTACCGAGGAGAGTTGTGCCCAGCAAGAATTCAAATAACGTTCGTAAATTTCGAGAACAGCTTCTCATGAGTAAAGCTGAACTCGCCAAAGCTGCCGGTCTCTCCGTACTGACGGTGGATCGGGTGGAGGGCGGTAAGTTGTGCCGAATGGCGACCAAACGAAAAATCATCAAGGCGTTGGGTTTAACCTTGGCCGAGAAAGATAAGGTATTCTGAGCGTAGGGGGATAAGTGTTCAGCCGAAACAAAAGTCTCGTCGGGCTCGATATCGGTTCTAGCGCCGTCAAGTTGGTGGAGCTCAAGCAGACGAAAAAAGGATTGGAACTTCTCCATTTCAAGATGGTTCCGCTTCCGCCGGAAGCGATTGTGGACGGCGCCATTATGAACTCCAATGCCGTCGTGGACGCGATCACCGAACTGATCGGCCAGGAAAAGCTTAAAAGAAAAGACGTGGCGATTTCCGTCAGCGGCCACTCGGTGATCGTAAAGAAGATCAAATTGCCCCAAATGACCGAACAGGAATTGGAGGAGTCGATTCAGTGGGAAGCGGAGCAGTACATTCCGTTCGATATCACCGACGTGAACCTGGATGTTCAGATCCTGGGAAACGACGAGCAGGATGTCGGACAGATGGAAGTGTTGCTGGTGGCCGCGAAGAAAGACATGATTAACGACCATACGGCCGTGGTAATGGAGGCTGGTTTGCAGCCGCTCGTCCTGGATGTGGATGCGTTTTGCATCGAGAATATGTTCGAAGCGAACTACGGAGCTCCACAGGAAACGGTCGTTCTGGCGGATATCGGCGCGAGTTTGATCAATATCAACATTCTTCGAAACGGGATCTCGACGTTCACGCGCGACATCTCCATGGGGGGCAATCAATTCACGGAAGAAATTCAGAAGCAACTCAACGTGAGCCGGGAAGAGGCTGAGTCGTTGAAGTTGGGCGGTGAGTTGGGCGGTCCGACCGAGACGACGGAGGCCGTTATTCCTCAGGAGGTCGGGGGAATTATTCGTTCGGTGTCGGAAACGATGGCCGCGGAAATTCAGCGGTCCCTCGACTTTTTCGCCGCGACGGCGGCGGATGACAAGATCGCAAAGATTTATTTGACCGGCGGAAGTTCGAAGGTGCCCGGTCTCCCCGCGATTATCGAACAGAAGGTGGGAATTCCGGTCGAGATCGCCAACCCGTTCCACGCCGTTCAGATCAACGAGAAGAATTTTAATGTGGAGCACATCACGGATGTGGCTCCGGCGGCGGCGGTCGCGGTGGGGTTAGCCCTACGGCGAGTGGGGGACAAATGATTCGCATAAACCTGCTCCCCACGAAAGCCGCACGGCGCAAGGAGAGCGTGATCGTACAACTGTCCATCGGCGCGGTCGCGATCGCGCTCGCCCTTATGGCGTGTTGGTGGATCAACGCTTCGGAAGAACGGAAAATCGCCGCGAAACAGGCCGAAATCGACGATTTGAACAACAAGATCAAACAGCTCCAGGCTATTATCGTGAAAGTCGACAACTTCAAGACGGCCAAGGCGAATCTCAATCAGAAAATCAATACGATCAAGGATCTGAACGACAAGCGATCGGGCCCGGTGAAAATGCTGGAAGAGTTTACGTACGTCATTCCCCGCAAAGCCTGGGTCACGGGTTTTCGGGAGGTGGAAAAACAGCTCACCCTTGAAGGCGTGGCGGTCGATGGACCCACGGTCGCGGATTTCATTGATAACCTCAGGGGTTCGAAGTTTTTCTACAACGTTCAGCTGATTCAAGTGCAGCAGGTCGACGAAGCGGGCAAGAAGGTCCAACGGTTCAATATCAATTGCCGCGTGAATTACGTCCCCACGGGTGGGAAGGCGTAATGCAGCAGTTTCTCGATCAATTCGCGAAACTCCCGCTGGTTGCGAAACTGATCACGCTGGTGGTGATTTTGGTGGTCATCGTAGCCGTGGAATACCAAGTGTTCCTCGTCCCCAAGAAGGAAGCGTACAACGCCTTGGAAGCGAAGGCCCGGGATCTACAGGTAAAGCTCCTTGAAAACGAGGCGATCGCCGCCAATCTTCCCAAGTTCCAGGAGGAAGTGAACATTCTCAACGAACAGCTAAAACAGGCTGTGGCCCTTCTTCCGAACGAGGCGAACATCCACGCGATTCTCAGGCAGCTCTCGATTCTTTCGAAGAAGACCAATATCGAGTTAAATTACTTTCGACCGGGAGGAGAGGCCAGCCGCGGATTCTACAGCGAGATTCCGATGGACCTCAAGCTCTCGGGAACCTATCATGACCTGGCTACGTACTTGGATCAGATCGGCAAGCTGAGCCGCATCATCAACATTTCAAATATCGTGTTTTCGGGCATTCGCCAGGCGGGCAATACGGTCGAGCTTGACCTGGACTGCCGGGCGACGACGTTCATGTTCCGAGGTGGCCGATGAAATTTCGCTGTCGAGGACTCTCCACTCTGACCGCGGCAATCGTCGGACTGAACCTGGCCGGTTGCGGTGAGCCGGAAATTCAGAGAAAACGGAGCGGCCCGGCGACACCCCCTCCCGTGACGGCCGCGCCGGGGGCGCCTGCGCCTGCGGAGAAGACGGAAGTTCCTTCTATCTTTGGGAAGGCGGGAGAAGAATACACGTACAATCCGGTCGGCAGACGGGATCCGTTCAAGGCCTACGCCGGGGAGTTGGTGCAAGACATTACGTTACCGACTTCGCCGCTGGAACGTTACGGTTTGGAACAGTTGAAATTAACCGCCATCATTTGGGGACTAGCCAGTCCCCGCGCTTTGGTCCAAGCTCCGGATGGACAGAGTTACATTGTTCGGAGAGACATGCGGGTGGGGACCCATCGAGGCCGAATCTCTCGGATTACACGCCGAGAAATCTTCGTCGAGGAAGAATACCGGGACCCGACCGGAAAGCTGGTTGTCCGGGAGTCGTTATTGGAGATTCGCCCGAAAGGTGAAAGTGAAAAGGAACGATTGCAGTTGCAGCTAGAGGGACAGCGATGAACAGGGAAGGAAGGAAAAAGATGTCGAACCACGTGCTGCGTTTCATAGGCGCGTCGATCTGCTTACTCGTGTGGACGGGATGCGCGTCCAAACCGGCGCCCACAACTCCGGCAGAACTTACTGCGGGCACCGCACAGAAAAATCAACTGTCCTCCATTCAAGTCGAAGATCGCGGTCAAACGGCGGCGGTGGTCATTTCCGGCTCCCAGCCCGTATCCCCCAACATTTTTAAACTGACGGATCCCGACCGAATCATCGTGGATTTAACCGATACGACTCTCGGCTCGGTGCAGGGGCCGATCGACGTCAAGAACGGCGGGATTCAGCAGATCAGCGTGAGCCAATTCGACGATGCGAACAGTTCCTTAAGCCGCATTGTGGTTAATCTCGATCAAGCGGCCGAATATCAGGTCAGCGCGGAGGGGAACAAACTCACCGTCAGCATTCAAAAATCCGGGGGGAGCGCCTCGGCAACAGCGGAAGCTGGCTTGCCCGTTGTCCCGGAGACGGGAACTTCGGCGGAAACACAGCCCGTGGCAGAAGCTCCGGCTCCGCTTGAAGCCTTGCCGGCCCTGGAGGCCACTCCGACGCCCGAGGAACCGACTCCAGTGGCTGAGGTGGCAGCTCCGCCTCCCGCAGCCGAGACGGTTGCGACGAAATTGCTCGATGTTCAATATGCCTCGAGCGGCAGCGGAACGACGGTCACATTGGTGGGAGACGGATCGATCGCCGACTACGAAGATCGTGTACTGACGAATCCTTCGCGGATCGTAGTCGATCTCAGGGGTTTAAAGAACGCCTACCAAGGGGGAAAAACGATTACGCTCGGGACCCCCGAAGTGAAGCAGCTGAGACTGGGGCCCACCAAAGGCAAGGTCCGTTTGGTGGTCGATGTGGGTGGAACCGGCAAACCGGCATACACGATCGACCGTTCCGGGAATTCATTGGTTATGAATGTGGCCACGGCGGCGGCCGAAGCGCCGTCACCGACAGCCGAGTCCGCACCCGAAGCGGCTCCAGCGACGGAAGGCGTTCCCTCCGTGGAAGCGGCCGCGCCTGAGACTCCGGCCGCCGAAACGGCCGCGCCTTCGATGGAGGCCGCTCCTGTTCCTTCGGCGCCGATGAAGCCGGTGATGATCACCGGCCTTGGGTTCAAGCAAATGAAGGAAGAAAGAAAATCTCGTCTGATCATCGGGCTCAGCGAGCCGACCTCGGACTATTCGACGCGCGAGGAAGGGCCGGGGACCATCGTTCTTGAGGTCCAGAACGCCCGGCTCCAAAAATCCATTTTGAAGAGAGAGTTCAATACTTCGGAGTTTCAGACGGCGATCATGAGTATCTCGCCCAAGGAAAACCGAAAGACCAAAGTGGCGACACTGACGATTGCGTTGGAACAGCAGGTCCCGTACCGCGTGAGCCAAGAGGGGAATAGCCTCTTCGTGGACGTCGATATTCCCGATCAGATTCTCCGCAAGCAGACCCCCACTGTGGCGAAATCCGAATCGGCCGCCCCGCCTCCGCCGCCGGCGGACGAAACGAATACCGAGGCGCCTTCGGCAGCACCGGAAACGGAGGGTGAGGCAACCGGTGCGGGCGCTGTGGATGTTGCCGGTTTTCGGAAAGAAAAAATGCTCGGCTCGGAAGAAGTAACGCCGATTCAGGAGCAAAAGGACCTCCGGCCGAAGAATTACCGTTACGTGAAAGAAGAATTTCTGAGTGATTCGACCTCTTCGGGTGAACCTCTCAGTTCCATGGGGCAGATCTTGGCGGGAGAATTTGCCGGGAAAAAGTTCACCGGCCGCAAGATCTCGCTCGATTTCAAAGACGCGGAGATCCGAAGCATCTTCCGCCTGCTGGCCGATATTTCCAAACTGAACATGATTATTTCGGACGAAGTGGGCGGGCGCGTCACCGTTCGCCTCGACAACGTGCCGTGGGATCAGGCGTTCGCCATTATTCTGCAGACCAAGGGTTTGTGGTTCGAAAAATACGGCAACATCGTTCGGATCGCCCCGGCTGATAAGTTGCGCCAGGAGCGCGAGTTGGCCGCCGCCGCGGCCCGTGCGTCCCAAGCTTCAAAGCCGTTGGACGTACTTTTCAAACCGGTCAGTTACGCGCAGGCCGGCGAACTCACACGCCAGGTGAAAAGTGTTCTGAGCGATCGTGGCATGATCGATATCGACAGCCGGACCAATACGCTCATCATCAAGGACATTCGAGAGAATCTGGAAAAGGCGAAGCGGATGGTGGAAGTTCTCGATACGCAGACCCCGCAGGTTTCGATCGAGGCGCGAATCGTCGAGGCGAATACGAACTACACGCGTTCCTTCGGTATTATCTGGGGCGGCCAGGCGCGATTCACGGCCGCCACGGGGAATCCGTCCGGCGTGTTTTTCCCGAATTCCGCGAATTTGGTCGGCGGTGCCAACGGACTTGGAACCAGCTTCTCCGGACTTCCGGTCGCCCTCAACTACCCATCGCCCCTCGGTGTAAATTCCGGTATCGGGATCCGCTTCGGCAGCATCAACAACATTCTCGATCTCGATCTCGCGCTGGGTGTTTTGGAAACACAAGGCCAGGCCAAGCTGATATCGAGCCCGAAGATCACCGTGCTCGACAATAAATCGGCCAACATTCAGGCGGGTTCAAAAATTCCGTTCCTGACGCAGACGGCGAATGCCGGCTCCAACGTGCGG from Bdellovibrionota bacterium includes:
- the pilQ gene encoding type IV pilus secretin PilQ is translated as MSNHVLRFIGASICLLVWTGCASKPAPTTPAELTAGTAQKNQLSSIQVEDRGQTAAVVISGSQPVSPNIFKLTDPDRIIVDLTDTTLGSVQGPIDVKNGGIQQISVSQFDDANSSLSRIVVNLDQAAEYQVSAEGNKLTVSIQKSGGSASATAEAGLPVVPETGTSAETQPVAEAPAPLEALPALEATPTPEEPTPVAEVAAPPPAAETVATKLLDVQYASSGSGTTVTLVGDGSIADYEDRVLTNPSRIVVDLRGLKNAYQGGKTITLGTPEVKQLRLGPTKGKVRLVVDVGGTGKPAYTIDRSGNSLVMNVATAAAEAPSPTAESAPEAAPATEGVPSVEAAAPETPAAETAAPSMEAAPVPSAPMKPVMITGLGFKQMKEERKSRLIIGLSEPTSDYSTREEGPGTIVLEVQNARLQKSILKREFNTSEFQTAIMSISPKENRKTKVATLTIALEQQVPYRVSQEGNSLFVDVDIPDQILRKQTPTVAKSESAAPPPPPADETNTEAPSAAPETEGEATGAGAVDVAGFRKEKMLGSEEVTPIQEQKDLRPKNYRYVKEEFLSDSTSSGEPLSSMGQILAGEFAGKKFTGRKISLDFKDAEIRSIFRLLADISKLNMIISDEVGGRVTVRLDNVPWDQAFAIILQTKGLWFEKYGNIVRIAPADKLRQERELAAAAARASQASKPLDVLFKPVSYAQAGELTRQVKSVLSDRGMIDIDSRTNTLIIKDIRENLEKAKRMVEVLDTQTPQVSIEARIVEANTNYTRSFGIIWGGQARFTAATGNPSGVFFPNSANLVGGANGLGTSFSGLPVALNYPSPLGVNSGIGIRFGSINNILDLDLALGVLETQGQAKLISSPKITVLDNKSANIQAGSKIPFLTQTANAGSNVRFESATTSLQVTPHITNDGSVLLTINATRNEPNFAQLVQGNPLVDQRSANTEVLVKSGNTTVLGGIYSIRTGGTQDDLPGLSKIPIIGWLFKNYAKELRRTELLIFVTPRIVGDEREAVRDIRG
- a CDS encoding pilus assembly protein PilP, with the translated sequence MKFRCRGLSTLTAAIVGLNLAGCGEPEIQRKRSGPATPPPVTAAPGAPAPAEKTEVPSIFGKAGEEYTYNPVGRRDPFKAYAGELVQDITLPTSPLERYGLEQLKLTAIIWGLASPRALVQAPDGQSYIVRRDMRVGTHRGRISRITRREIFVEEEYRDPTGKLVVRESLLEIRPKGESEKERLQLQLEGQR
- the pilM gene encoding type IV pilus assembly protein PilM, translating into MFSRNKSLVGLDIGSSAVKLVELKQTKKGLELLHFKMVPLPPEAIVDGAIMNSNAVVDAITELIGQEKLKRKDVAISVSGHSVIVKKIKLPQMTEQELEESIQWEAEQYIPFDITDVNLDVQILGNDEQDVGQMEVLLVAAKKDMINDHTAVVMEAGLQPLVLDVDAFCIENMFEANYGAPQETVVLADIGASLININILRNGISTFTRDISMGGNQFTEEIQKQLNVSREEAESLKLGGELGGPTETTEAVIPQEVGGIIRSVSETMAAEIQRSLDFFAATAADDKIAKIYLTGGSSKVPGLPAIIEQKVGIPVEIANPFHAVQINEKNFNVEHITDVAPAAAVAVGLALRRVGDK
- the pilO gene encoding type 4a pilus biogenesis protein PilO codes for the protein MQQFLDQFAKLPLVAKLITLVVILVVIVAVEYQVFLVPKKEAYNALEAKARDLQVKLLENEAIAANLPKFQEEVNILNEQLKQAVALLPNEANIHAILRQLSILSKKTNIELNYFRPGGEASRGFYSEIPMDLKLSGTYHDLATYLDQIGKLSRIINISNIVFSGIRQAGNTVELDLDCRATTFMFRGGR
- a CDS encoding helix-turn-helix transcriptional regulator, which gives rise to MPSKNSNNVRKFREQLLMSKAELAKAAGLSVLTVDRVEGGKLCRMATKRKIIKALGLTLAEKDKVF
- a CDS encoding PilN domain-containing protein; the encoded protein is MIRINLLPTKAARRKESVIVQLSIGAVAIALALMACWWINASEERKIAAKQAEIDDLNNKIKQLQAIIVKVDNFKTAKANLNQKINTIKDLNDKRSGPVKMLEEFTYVIPRKAWVTGFREVEKQLTLEGVAVDGPTVADFIDNLRGSKFFYNVQLIQVQQVDEAGKKVQRFNINCRVNYVPTGGKA